From the genome of Roseofilum capinflatum BLCC-M114, one region includes:
- a CDS encoding methylenetetrahydrofolate reductase — MVNSFRQALHSGEFLVTAEVMPPKGGETSHMIEMATHLKGRVHAVNITDGSRAVLRMCPLAASVLLLQQGIEPICQMACRDRNRMGLQADLMGAHALGIHNILALTGDPPKAGDYADGRPVFELESVRLLKVIDLLNQGFDAHQKRLPDGPLNLLAGAAVDPQLDSWSGLQRRFKRKLDAGAQFFQSQMVTDFERLDKFMTQVASGSDKPVLAGIFLLKSAKNAKFIKRCVPGVHIPDALIERLANAEKPLLEGMKIAAEQIKLARNICHGVHLMAVKREDLIPQILDLADIGPLS; from the coding sequence ATGGTTAATTCTTTTCGTCAAGCCTTACATTCAGGAGAATTTTTAGTCACGGCTGAAGTCATGCCCCCCAAGGGCGGTGAAACCAGCCATATGATTGAAATGGCCACCCACCTTAAAGGTCGGGTTCATGCTGTTAATATTACAGATGGCAGTCGTGCTGTTTTACGCATGTGTCCCCTAGCAGCCAGTGTGCTTTTATTGCAACAGGGGATTGAACCCATTTGTCAAATGGCTTGCCGCGATCGCAACCGGATGGGATTGCAAGCCGATCTTATGGGGGCCCATGCGTTAGGCATCCACAATATCCTTGCTCTCACCGGAGATCCCCCAAAGGCTGGAGATTATGCCGATGGTCGCCCCGTCTTTGAATTAGAATCAGTGCGCCTATTGAAAGTCATTGACCTGCTCAACCAAGGTTTCGATGCTCACCAAAAACGCCTTCCTGATGGCCCCCTCAACCTGTTAGCCGGAGCAGCAGTAGACCCGCAACTCGACAGTTGGTCAGGGTTGCAACGCCGGTTTAAACGAAAGTTAGACGCAGGCGCTCAGTTTTTCCAAAGTCAAATGGTCACAGATTTTGAGCGCTTAGATAAGTTTATGACCCAAGTGGCTTCGGGATCGGATAAACCCGTTTTAGCGGGAATTTTCTTACTCAAATCGGCTAAAAATGCCAAATTTATTAAGCGCTGTGTGCCCGGTGTGCATATTCCCGATGCTTTAATTGAGCGCCTCGCCAATGCCGAAAAACCCCTCTTAGAAGGGATGAAAATTGCCGCCGAACAAATTAAACTGGCTCGCAATATTTGCCATGGAGTCCATCTGATGGCGGTGAAGCGGGAAGATTTGATTCCCCAAATTTTGGATTTAGCTGATATTGGGCCTTTATCCTAG
- a CDS encoding Glu/Leu/Phe/Val family dehydrogenase yields the protein MMNTSVKMPQPPTPAHICPMDRTCSYLQQAGSELNIDPGILVVLENPRKVVTVSIPVKLDTGVVEVLAGHRVQHCDVLGPYKGGTRYHPSVTLQEVSSLAMLMTWKCALLGIPYGGAKGGIAIDPNQYSVGELERITRRYTSELIKDIGPAVDIPAPDMGTSAREMAWMMDTYSMNVGHAVPGIVTGKPLSVGGSKGRQQATGRGVMIVVREALAQQGKPLAGASVVIQGFGNVGSAAALLLHEAGAKVLAVSNVSGGVFAENGLDIPALYQHVVEHHQPMGNFPGGELITNEELLTLPCDVLIPAALENQITEDNAAQIQAQIVAEAANGPVTLVADQLLQSRGITVLPDILANAGGVVVSYLEWVQGQSYVFWDEERVNQEMEGLMVRAYHRVYEESQNRGIPLRLAAYTLGVGRVAQALSDRGLYP from the coding sequence ATGATGAACACCTCAGTTAAGATGCCCCAGCCTCCAACTCCGGCCCATATTTGCCCTATGGATCGCACCTGTAGTTACTTACAGCAAGCCGGTTCTGAACTTAATATCGATCCGGGTATTCTGGTGGTTTTGGAAAATCCCCGTAAAGTCGTCACGGTTTCGATTCCCGTTAAGCTTGATACCGGAGTAGTAGAAGTTTTAGCCGGACACCGAGTCCAACATTGCGATGTTCTCGGCCCTTACAAAGGAGGAACGCGCTATCATCCCTCCGTCACCTTGCAGGAAGTCTCATCTTTGGCCATGCTGATGACCTGGAAATGTGCCTTACTGGGGATTCCCTACGGCGGAGCTAAAGGCGGTATTGCCATTGACCCGAATCAATATAGCGTGGGTGAGCTAGAGCGCATTACCCGCCGCTATACCAGCGAACTGATTAAGGATATTGGCCCGGCTGTTGATATTCCGGCTCCCGATATGGGGACTTCGGCGCGGGAAATGGCTTGGATGATGGATACCTATTCCATGAATGTCGGTCATGCGGTTCCCGGAATTGTCACGGGTAAACCCTTGTCTGTAGGCGGTTCCAAGGGACGACAACAGGCAACTGGTCGAGGGGTGATGATTGTGGTGCGGGAAGCTTTGGCGCAACAGGGGAAACCCTTGGCGGGTGCTTCTGTGGTCATTCAAGGCTTCGGTAATGTGGGTAGTGCGGCTGCTCTGTTACTCCATGAAGCAGGCGCTAAAGTGTTAGCAGTTTCTAATGTTTCCGGTGGCGTGTTTGCCGAAAATGGCTTAGATATTCCCGCTTTGTATCAGCATGTGGTTGAACATCATCAGCCGATGGGTAACTTCCCCGGTGGCGAACTCATTACTAATGAGGAACTGTTAACTTTGCCTTGTGATGTCTTAATTCCAGCAGCTCTGGAAAATCAGATTACGGAAGACAATGCGGCTCAGATTCAAGCGCAAATTGTGGCAGAAGCGGCAAATGGGCCGGTGACGCTGGTTGCAGATCAACTGTTGCAAAGTCGCGGTATTACGGTTTTACCGGATATTTTGGCTAATGCCGGTGGTGTGGTGGTCAGCTATCTGGAATGGGTACAAGGCCAGTCCTATGTATTTTGGGATGAGGAACGGGTAAACCAGGAGATGGAAGGCTTGATGGTACGGGCGTATCATCGGGTTTATGAAGAGTCTCAAAACCGGGGAATTCCGTTACGGTTGGCGGCGTATACGTTGGGTGTGGGTCGTGTGGCTCAGGCTTTGAGCGATCGCGGTTTATATCCGTAA
- a CDS encoding ABC transporter ATP-binding protein — protein sequence MPIIAQNLSGGYHQKPIIEQINLSLETGEWLSLVGANGSGKSTFLKLLSRLLSPQAGVVLLDGRSIHELSPNQVARQLAILPQQSSPPMGLTVYQLVSLGRNPYLKWWQWDLESEDRRSVEEALEETELQAYRDRPVSELSGGERQRAFLALALAQNPQVLLLDEPTTYLDIHYQLQLLDLLKRLNQQQNLTIITVLHEINLAARYSDRLAFLKQGQLFTIGSPATVLTPETLSAVFGVQVAVIDTPVGLQICPLFAH from the coding sequence ATGCCCATTATTGCCCAGAACTTAAGCGGTGGATATCACCAAAAACCGATTATTGAACAGATTAACCTCAGTTTAGAAACTGGAGAATGGTTAAGCTTAGTCGGGGCCAATGGTTCAGGGAAATCCACCTTTCTGAAACTACTCAGTCGTTTACTCTCTCCCCAAGCAGGTGTTGTCTTATTAGATGGTCGCTCCATTCATGAGTTATCCCCGAATCAGGTGGCACGTCAGTTAGCGATTTTACCGCAACAATCCTCACCTCCCATGGGGCTAACCGTGTATCAGTTGGTCAGTTTAGGGCGTAATCCTTATTTGAAATGGTGGCAATGGGATTTAGAATCAGAAGACCGGCGATCGGTTGAAGAAGCCTTAGAAGAAACCGAGCTACAAGCGTACCGCGATCGCCCCGTCAGTGAACTCTCTGGGGGAGAGCGTCAACGAGCATTTCTAGCCTTAGCCTTAGCCCAAAATCCCCAGGTACTGCTCTTAGATGAACCCACTACCTATTTAGATATCCATTATCAACTGCAATTGTTAGACTTACTCAAGCGCCTAAATCAACAGCAAAACCTAACAATTATCACCGTTTTACATGAAATCAACTTAGCCGCTCGATACAGCGATCGCCTCGCCTTCCTCAAACAAGGTCAGTTATTCACCATCGGTTCCCCAGCAACCGTCTTAACCCCCGAAACCCTATCGGCTGTTTTTGGCGTACAAGTGGCCGTCATTGATACCCCCGTCGGTTTACAGATCTGCCCCCTCTTTGCCCATTAA
- the larB gene encoding nickel pincer cofactor biosynthesis protein LarB — protein sequence MRNEELHALLEAVAGGEMTPELALNKLKYFDFEPVSASKQEDEFARIDHHRALRTGFPEVIWGPGKTPDQIAQIMNTMRQGERIVMATRIEPDVYHQLDERVPHLIYYPMARICAIGSPHIHHPGTIGILSAGTADLAVAEEAAITAELSGFHVQRLWDVGVAGIHRLLSNRAVLDQAHVLIVVAGMEGALPSVVAGLVGSPVIAVPTSIGYGASFNGLAPLLTMLNSCAAGIGVVNIDNGFGAAILAGQILRTGQRLISNK from the coding sequence ATGAGAAATGAAGAATTACATGCCCTTTTAGAAGCAGTTGCCGGGGGTGAAATGACCCCAGAATTGGCCCTCAATAAACTCAAATACTTTGATTTTGAACCCGTATCCGCAAGCAAACAGGAAGATGAATTTGCTCGCATTGACCATCATCGGGCCCTCAGAACCGGTTTTCCAGAAGTCATATGGGGGCCAGGAAAAACCCCCGATCAAATCGCCCAGATTATGAATACCATGCGTCAAGGGGAACGCATCGTCATGGCAACTCGCATTGAACCGGATGTGTATCATCAATTAGACGAGCGCGTACCCCATCTGATCTACTATCCCATGGCTCGGATCTGTGCGATCGGCAGTCCCCATATTCATCACCCCGGAACCATCGGTATTCTCTCAGCCGGAACCGCCGATTTAGCCGTTGCCGAAGAAGCCGCCATTACCGCCGAACTCTCAGGATTTCATGTTCAACGGCTTTGGGATGTCGGGGTCGCCGGTATTCATCGCCTCCTCAGTAATCGTGCCGTTTTAGACCAAGCCCATGTACTGATTGTAGTCGCCGGCATGGAAGGCGCTCTACCCAGTGTCGTCGCCGGTTTAGTCGGCTCCCCCGTCATTGCCGTACCCACCAGTATCGGTTATGGAGCCAGTTTTAACGGATTAGCCCCCCTGCTCACCATGCTCAACTCCTGTGCCGCAGGCATTGGAGTCGTTAATATCGATAACGGGTTTGGAGCCGCCATCTTAGCCGGTCAAATTCTCCGAACAGGCCAACGGTTAATCAGTAATAAGTAA
- a CDS encoding DUF3122 domain-containing protein, whose amino-acid sequence MIAVLVALLLFLLPSTLLVSQPASALIRRQVEAPGQTLYQSRHSLRDTKGKTWQVILFKRIKVGELANVQLRLVGFPDQTVFQHPAPLNLKDSKGNQLSAADVFADQAPAPNVGQYELTDILKSVSASGSLELSLPVDNGETQISVPAVIILEWQYLAREY is encoded by the coding sequence TTGATTGCCGTTCTAGTCGCTCTGTTGCTCTTCCTCCTCCCCTCTACCCTCCTAGTTTCCCAACCTGCATCGGCTCTAATTCGCCGACAAGTCGAAGCTCCAGGACAAACCCTCTATCAATCTCGCCATAGCTTGCGAGATACTAAGGGTAAAACCTGGCAAGTCATTCTGTTTAAGCGGATCAAAGTCGGAGAATTAGCCAATGTTCAGTTACGCTTAGTGGGATTTCCCGATCAAACCGTGTTTCAACATCCCGCTCCTCTAAACCTGAAAGATAGCAAGGGTAATCAGTTGAGCGCTGCTGATGTTTTTGCAGATCAGGCTCCTGCCCCCAATGTGGGACAGTATGAGTTAACCGATATTCTAAAGTCGGTTTCCGCTTCGGGTTCCCTAGAGCTATCTTTGCCCGTGGACAATGGGGAAACTCAGATTTCAGTTCCGGCTGTGATTATTTTGGAATGGCAGTATTTAGCCCGTGAATATTAA
- a CDS encoding NUDIX hydrolase: MPFQPEPAEKLKQRFFYQGRKFSFEGATLRLPNGVVGDWECIHHPGGALAVPVTPDGKLVLVRQYRFAAQGRLLEFPAGTVEPHEDPAETIKREIEEETGYRSHQWRKLGQFFLAPGYSDEIIYAFLAQDLEPLPNPPQQDEDEDIETVLMTPEDLQQAILDGEQVDAKSISAFVLARPFLS, encoded by the coding sequence ATGCCCTTTCAACCCGAACCCGCCGAAAAACTCAAACAACGCTTCTTCTACCAAGGACGTAAATTCAGCTTCGAGGGAGCAACCTTGCGCCTTCCCAATGGAGTGGTTGGCGACTGGGAATGCATCCATCATCCCGGAGGCGCTCTAGCTGTACCCGTCACCCCAGACGGAAAATTAGTTCTTGTGCGTCAATATCGCTTTGCTGCACAGGGACGGTTACTCGAATTTCCGGCTGGAACCGTAGAACCCCATGAAGATCCCGCCGAAACCATTAAACGGGAAATTGAAGAAGAAACCGGTTATCGTAGTCATCAATGGCGTAAACTCGGACAATTTTTCCTTGCTCCTGGCTATTCTGATGAAATTATTTATGCTTTTTTAGCCCAAGATCTCGAACCCTTACCCAATCCTCCCCAGCAAGATGAAGATGAAGATATAGAGACTGTGTTAATGACTCCCGAAGACTTACAACAAGCGATTTTAGACGGGGAGCAAGTCGATGCTAAGTCGATTTCGGCATTTGTTTTAGCTCGTCCCTTCCTGAGCTAA
- a CDS encoding ABC transporter ATP-binding protein, with product MPSSSPAQNPRRKQNDWQLLMRLVPYARRHGKLLTVSLILLLPLSLAGAVQPLIVGQAVSKLKSEPTWDILDSLSVSASINLLGGLLLFTILFRLLFAGLQGFMIQKVGQQLTADIRNDLFDHVTALAVKFFDRTPVGSLITRLTNDVEALGEVFSTGAIGIINDIVSIVVIGVVMFRQQWQLALLLIALLVPVTLLIIYFQQQYRTSNYLAREELSKLNAQFQENIIGIDVVQLFRRERFNQELFRKNNQRFIEAIDKTIFYDSAVSATLEWIALVAVAGVLGLGGMLILQDKLTFGILSEFILFAPRFFDPLRRFAEKFTMFQSGFTAIERINELLNQPIDIRDPESEKRQNLQASDLDISEGKIGEIRFEDVWFAYKNDEFVIKNLDFTIRPGEKIALVGPTGAGKSSVIRLLCRLYEPTYGRILVDGVDIRHLPQQELRRHIGVILQDGFLFSGDVKSNIALGESYPLSQIQDAAKLTNINRFIEELPQGYDTQLRERGTNLSSGQKQLLAFARVAIRNPKILVLDEATSSLDVGTEALVQEALDQLLINRTAIIIAHRLSTIRNVDRIFVLKQGALIETGTHESLLAQKGLYASLYQLQMLGS from the coding sequence ATGCCTTCCTCCTCTCCTGCACAAAACCCTCGCCGTAAACAGAATGACTGGCAGCTTTTAATGCGCCTGGTTCCCTATGCCCGTCGCCATGGAAAATTACTGACGGTCTCCTTAATTTTATTGTTGCCCCTATCCTTGGCTGGTGCGGTTCAGCCTTTGATTGTTGGGCAAGCGGTTTCTAAACTCAAGAGTGAACCCACTTGGGATATTTTAGATTCCTTATCGGTGTCTGCCAGTATTAATCTGTTAGGCGGTTTACTTCTCTTCACGATTCTCTTTCGGCTCCTGTTTGCTGGGCTACAAGGGTTTATGATTCAAAAGGTCGGGCAACAGTTAACGGCAGATATACGCAATGATTTATTTGACCATGTGACTGCGTTGGCGGTGAAATTTTTCGATCGCACCCCTGTGGGTAGCCTGATTACCCGGTTAACCAATGACGTGGAAGCCCTGGGAGAGGTCTTTTCCACGGGGGCGATCGGGATTATTAATGATATTGTCTCTATTGTGGTGATTGGCGTGGTCATGTTTCGCCAACAATGGCAACTAGCCCTTCTCTTAATTGCCCTGCTGGTTCCCGTCACTTTACTGATTATTTACTTTCAACAGCAATATCGAACCTCCAATTATCTGGCTAGGGAAGAGTTATCTAAGCTCAATGCCCAATTCCAAGAGAATATTATTGGTATTGATGTTGTCCAACTCTTTCGCCGCGAGCGTTTTAATCAAGAACTGTTTCGGAAGAACAATCAACGGTTTATTGAAGCCATTGATAAGACTATCTTCTACGATTCTGCGGTTTCTGCTACCTTAGAATGGATTGCCCTAGTTGCCGTTGCAGGGGTTCTCGGTTTAGGCGGAATGCTTATTCTGCAAGATAAACTGACGTTTGGTATCCTCTCAGAATTTATTCTTTTTGCTCCCCGATTTTTCGACCCTCTGCGCCGGTTTGCAGAAAAATTCACCATGTTTCAATCAGGATTTACTGCTATTGAACGGATTAATGAACTGCTCAACCAGCCCATTGATATCCGAGATCCAGAATCAGAAAAACGTCAAAATTTACAAGCTTCTGATTTAGATATTTCGGAGGGTAAAATTGGTGAAATTCGGTTTGAGGATGTTTGGTTTGCCTACAAAAATGATGAATTTGTGATTAAAAATCTAGATTTCACCATTCGCCCTGGGGAAAAAATTGCCCTGGTGGGGCCAACGGGAGCGGGAAAAAGTTCGGTGATTCGTCTGTTGTGTCGTTTGTATGAACCCACCTATGGGCGAATTTTAGTGGATGGCGTTGATATTCGCCATTTACCCCAGCAAGAACTGCGCCGTCATATTGGGGTGATTTTACAGGATGGTTTTCTATTTTCTGGGGATGTGAAAAGTAATATTGCTCTGGGTGAATCCTATCCGTTGTCCCAAATTCAAGATGCGGCCAAATTGACGAATATTAACCGCTTTATTGAAGAGTTGCCCCAAGGATATGATACGCAGTTACGGGAAAGGGGCACGAATTTATCGAGCGGACAAAAACAGTTGTTAGCTTTTGCACGGGTGGCGATTCGCAATCCGAAGATCTTGGTGTTGGATGAGGCAACGTCTAGTTTAGATGTGGGAACGGAAGCGTTAGTTCAAGAAGCTCTCGACCAGCTTTTAATCAATCGAACGGCGATTATTATCGCCCATCGCTTATCGACGATTCGTAATGTAGACCGAATTTTTGTGTTGAAACAAGGTGCATTAATCGAAACGGGAACCCATGAATCTTTATTGGCTCAAAAGGGTTTATATGCGAGTTTATATCAGTTGCAAATGTTGGGAAGTTAG
- the trpS gene encoding tryptophan--tRNA ligase, with product MSKQRILSGVQPTGNLHLGNYLGAIRNWVEGQSEYENYFCVVDLHAITVPHRPETLAADTYTIAALYLACGIDLEHSTIFIQSHVPAHSELTWLLNCITPLNWLEDMIQFKEKAVKQGENVGAGLLDYPVLMAADILLYQADRVPVGEDQKQHLELTRDIAARFNHFYGKGETVLKLPNPLIRKEGARVMSLTDGTKKMSKSDPSEQSRISLLDPPEAIARKIKRCKTDPVRGLEFDNLERPECHNLLSLYMLLSGQTKEAVAAECQDMGWGQFKPLLTETMIAALKPIQDRYQEIMGDRPYLESVLREGRQKAEAIAASTLAEVKTALGYSTPL from the coding sequence ATGAGTAAACAGCGCATTCTTTCTGGTGTTCAACCCACCGGTAACCTTCATCTCGGTAACTATTTAGGTGCGATCCGGAACTGGGTTGAGGGACAAAGTGAATATGAAAATTATTTTTGTGTGGTGGATCTCCATGCCATCACTGTTCCCCATAGGCCAGAAACCCTAGCTGCCGATACTTATACCATTGCTGCTCTCTATTTGGCCTGTGGTATCGATTTAGAACATAGCACCATTTTTATTCAGTCCCATGTACCGGCCCATAGTGAATTAACCTGGTTGCTGAACTGTATTACGCCCCTAAACTGGTTAGAGGATATGATTCAGTTTAAGGAAAAAGCGGTTAAACAGGGCGAAAATGTGGGCGCAGGGTTGTTAGATTATCCGGTGCTGATGGCGGCGGATATTTTGCTCTATCAAGCCGATCGCGTTCCGGTAGGAGAAGACCAAAAACAGCATCTAGAACTGACTCGCGATATTGCTGCTCGGTTTAATCATTTCTATGGCAAAGGAGAAACGGTGTTGAAGTTGCCCAATCCCTTGATTAGAAAGGAAGGGGCACGGGTGATGAGTTTGACGGATGGCACGAAAAAGATGTCAAAATCCGATCCGAGCGAACAAAGTCGGATTAGCTTGCTCGATCCTCCAGAGGCGATCGCCCGCAAGATTAAGCGCTGTAAAACCGATCCGGTTCGGGGATTGGAGTTTGATAATTTAGAGCGCCCGGAATGTCATAATCTCTTGAGTCTCTATATGTTGCTCTCCGGACAGACGAAGGAGGCAGTAGCGGCAGAATGTCAAGATATGGGATGGGGACAGTTTAAGCCCTTGTTGACGGAAACGATGATAGCAGCGCTTAAACCCATTCAAGACCGATATCAGGAAATTATGGGCGATCGCCCGTATCTAGAATCAGTTTTGCGCGAAGGTCGGCAAAAGGCAGAGGCGATCGCTGCTTCTACCCTAGCTGAAGTCAAAACAGCCCTCGGCTATTCTACTCCCTTGTAA
- a CDS encoding ABC transporter substrate-binding protein, protein MVIGYRRWIGVLLVVMAIALSACSTTAFRSSASEVPQLVQAILSDLKTFNYALSQESPNIFALTYEGLVETNGLTGAIEPGLAESWEISNQGKRIVFTLRDGLQWSDGHPLTADDVLFSYNDVYLNDAIPTSARFVLMVGESRALPTVRKLDDRRVEFTIPEAFAPFLRSTGLPILPAHVLKSTIETQDSQGNPIFLSTWGTDTPVEEIVVNGAYQLNRYNTTQRVIFKRNPYYWKTNEQGDRLPYIDRIIWQIVESTDTSFLQFRSGSLDLVDVSPEYFSLLKKEEDRGQFTIYGREPTLSSVFITFNLNKASRDGQPLVDPIKSRWFNEVKFRQAIAYAIDRQTMVNNIYRGLGEPQYSHIPVQSPYYLSPEEGLKIYNFNQEKAQSLLQEAGFQYNSQGQLEDDRGNPVRFTLLTNAGNKTREALGVQIKQDLSKIGIQVDFQPIAFSTLVDKLGNTLDWDAHIIGFGGGGVEPNSSANIWSLDGPLHSFNQQPQPGQPPIQGWKPDPWEQKIADLYIKGAQELEESKRKQIYAEIQQLVKENLPYIYLVNQLSMTAVRDHIQPIQYSALGGALWNIDELRIVDE, encoded by the coding sequence ATGGTGATCGGGTATCGTCGATGGATAGGAGTGCTACTGGTGGTCATGGCGATCGCCTTATCCGCCTGTAGCACTACTGCGTTTCGCTCTTCTGCTTCTGAAGTACCGCAACTGGTGCAAGCCATTCTCAGCGATCTTAAAACCTTTAACTACGCCCTCAGTCAAGAGTCTCCCAACATTTTTGCACTCACCTACGAAGGACTCGTAGAAACGAATGGATTAACCGGAGCCATTGAACCCGGATTAGCTGAATCTTGGGAAATTTCCAATCAAGGGAAGCGTATTGTCTTTACCCTTCGGGACGGTTTGCAATGGTCAGACGGTCATCCCCTCACGGCTGATGATGTCCTGTTTAGCTACAACGATGTGTATCTCAATGATGCCATTCCCACCTCAGCCAGATTTGTGCTGATGGTTGGTGAAAGTCGCGCCCTACCCACCGTGAGAAAATTAGATGACCGACGAGTAGAATTTACTATTCCTGAAGCCTTTGCCCCCTTTTTACGCAGTACCGGTTTACCGATTTTACCCGCCCATGTATTAAAATCTACTATAGAGACCCAAGACTCCCAAGGTAATCCCATCTTTTTATCGACATGGGGAACAGACACCCCAGTAGAAGAAATTGTAGTTAATGGAGCCTATCAATTAAATCGATATAATACCACTCAACGGGTAATTTTTAAGCGTAATCCCTACTATTGGAAAACCAATGAACAGGGCGATCGCCTCCCCTATATCGATCGCATTATTTGGCAAATTGTAGAATCCACCGATACCAGTTTCCTCCAATTCCGTTCCGGGAGCTTAGATTTAGTCGATGTTTCGCCTGAATATTTTTCTCTGTTAAAGAAAGAAGAAGATCGAGGCCAATTCACCATCTATGGACGAGAACCCACTCTGAGTTCCGTATTTATTACATTTAATTTGAATAAAGCCAGTCGGGATGGCCAACCCTTGGTCGATCCAATCAAATCCCGATGGTTTAATGAAGTCAAGTTTCGGCAGGCGATCGCCTACGCCATAGACCGACAAACCATGGTCAACAATATCTATCGAGGATTAGGAGAACCCCAGTATTCTCATATTCCCGTACAAAGTCCCTACTACTTATCCCCCGAAGAAGGCTTAAAAATCTATAACTTTAATCAGGAAAAAGCCCAGTCTCTGTTACAAGAAGCCGGTTTTCAGTATAACAGCCAGGGACAATTAGAAGACGATCGAGGTAATCCCGTGCGCTTTACACTGCTCACCAATGCAGGAAATAAAACTAGGGAAGCATTAGGCGTACAAATTAAGCAAGATTTAAGCAAAATTGGTATTCAAGTCGATTTCCAACCGATTGCCTTTAGTACCCTAGTGGATAAACTCGGTAATACCCTAGATTGGGATGCCCATATTATCGGTTTTGGAGGAGGTGGTGTGGAACCGAATAGTAGCGCCAATATCTGGTCTCTCGATGGCCCCTTACATAGTTTTAATCAACAACCACAACCCGGACAACCGCCAATCCAAGGCTGGAAACCTGACCCTTGGGAGCAGAAAATTGCCGATCTCTATATTAAAGGAGCGCAAGAATTAGAGGAAAGCAAGCGTAAGCAAATTTATGCAGAAATTCAACAATTAGTCAAAGAAAACTTACCCTATATTTATTTGGTCAATCAACTATCGATGACTGCTGTGCGCGATCACATTCAACCGATTCAGTATTCTGCCCTCGGTGGTGCATTGTGGAATATCGATGAACTCCGGATTGTTGATGAGTAA
- a CDS encoding Tll0287-like domain-containing protein has translation MKPIKHLSMATLAVCLIVLSFCTPQTALANPDPSQLSHAIEEIENLDAMRSGLASTLKDMPETITPETFKQVCKPVGMKAKQLSQQNGWQVKQIATKYRNPAHAPETPEAEAALTLLNTHPEVKGFWQTETINGQSGQRYYRRINVEATCLACHGAKEARPEFVKQKYPQDLAYDFKVGDLRGMYAVFIPDTVASESQ, from the coding sequence ATGAAACCGATCAAACATCTCTCCATGGCCACTCTAGCAGTATGCCTAATTGTCCTCAGCTTCTGCACGCCCCAGACAGCCCTCGCCAATCCAGATCCAAGCCAACTCTCCCATGCGATTGAAGAAATTGAAAACTTAGATGCCATGCGCTCTGGGTTAGCCTCAACCCTCAAAGACATGCCCGAAACCATTACCCCCGAAACCTTCAAGCAAGTATGTAAACCCGTGGGCATGAAAGCCAAACAACTCAGCCAACAAAACGGATGGCAAGTCAAACAAATTGCCACCAAATATCGTAATCCAGCCCATGCTCCTGAGACCCCAGAAGCAGAAGCAGCCCTAACACTGCTCAATACTCATCCAGAAGTGAAAGGATTTTGGCAAACAGAAACGATCAATGGTCAATCAGGACAGCGCTACTATCGCCGGATTAACGTAGAAGCCACCTGTTTAGCCTGTCATGGAGCAAAAGAGGCACGGCCAGAATTTGTCAAACAAAAGTATCCCCAAGATTTAGCCTACGACTTTAAGGTTGGGGATCTTCGAGGCATGTACGCTGTCTTTATCCCTGATACTGTAGCTTCTGAATCCCAATGA
- a CDS encoding type II toxin-antitoxin system RelE/ParE family toxin — translation MSRLRITVGASQDLEEISNYFLEKSVDAGDRFVEGFHRKCQQLSKFPYSGRSYAHMKPGLRGTPLMGYIIFYRVMEDGIEIVRVISGYRNLSDSLEE, via the coding sequence ATGAGCCGTTTAAGAATTACGGTTGGGGCAAGTCAGGATTTAGAAGAAATTTCTAATTATTTTTTGGAAAAGAGTGTAGATGCAGGCGATCGCTTTGTTGAGGGGTTCCATCGCAAATGCCAGCAATTGAGTAAGTTTCCCTATTCTGGACGTTCTTACGCTCATATGAAGCCCGGATTACGGGGTACTCCGTTGATGGGGTACATCATCTTCTATCGAGTGATGGAAGACGGTATTGAAATCGTGCGTGTGATTAGTGGTTATCGTAATTTGTCGGATAGCTTGGAAGAATAG